Proteins encoded by one window of Aspergillus chevalieri M1 DNA, chromosome 6, nearly complete sequence:
- a CDS encoding PQ-loop repeat-containing protein (COG:S;~EggNog:ENOG410PG68;~InterPro:IPR006603;~PFAM:PF04193;~TransMembrane:7 (o13-34i46-67o73-95i191-211o226-246i267-290o310-330i);~antiSMASH:Cluster_6.3): protein MFPLQAANLDLDALSGICGSISIACWVVVFSPQIIQNFRQGSADGLSLLFLAIWLAGDVFNILGAVLQGVLPTMIMLAVYYTLADIVLLGQCFYYRGLTLQDDSSAPIARAERADPEENAASATERTALLSPHHHAQDQSSRAPGERGHSLRDSIHPPFVDATHLSPATPLVEPSPDVVRPTQNVSTIQHIAFNVTAIALVCAAGVLGWYVSPKNKTPKSPDSENAALAFDTLGQVFGYLCAVLYLGSRLPQLLLNYKRKSTEGVSLLFFLFACIGNLAYVLSIFAYSPVCEGDSYEKIGHCRPGEAGALYWRYILVNLSWLIGSFGTLLQDMAIFTQFFLYKDNKYAS, encoded by the exons ATGTTTCCCTTACAAGCTGCAAATCTAGATCTGGATGCGCTGAGTGGGATCTGCGG CTCAATCTCCATCGCCTGTTGGGTTGTCGTCTTCTCCCCTCAGATCATCCAGAATTTCCGTCAAGGCTCCGCTGATGGCCTTTCGCTCCTATTCCTTGCCATTTGGCTGGCAGGCGATGTATTCAATATCCTGGGCGCCGTCCTGCAGGGCGTCCTGCCGACAATGATCATGCTAGCGGTATACTACACGTTGGCGGATATTGTTCTCTTAGGTCAGTGCTTTTACTACCGGGGGCTCACTTTGCAGGATGACTCATCTGCGCCTATTGCTCGAGCTGAGCGTGCCGACCCTGAAGAGAATGCAGCGTCGGCAACGGAGCGGACGGCGCTACTTTCTCCTCACCACCACGCGCAAGACCAGTCGAGCAGAGCTCCAGGTGAAAGGGGACATTCGTTACGCGACTCCATTCATCCTCCTTTCGTGGATGCAACACACTTGTCACCCGCAACACCTTTAGTCGAACCATCTCCCGATGTAGTCCGGCCTACTCAAAACGTCTCCACTATTCAGCACATAGCCTTCAATGTCACCGCCATTGCACTCGTTTGCGCCGCTGGCGTATTGGGCTGGTACGTCAGCCCGAAGAACAAGACGCCAAAGTCTCCCGATAGCGAAAACGCAGCCCTCGCTTTTGATACCTTGGGCCAGGTATTTGGATACCTCTGTGCAGTGCTCTACCTGGGCTCGCGCCTCCCCCAGCTCCTTCTGAACTACAAGCGAAAGTCTACCGAAGGTGTctcccttctcttcttcctcttcgcctGTATTGGGAATCTGGCCTACGTTCTCTCGATCTTCGCGTACTCGCCTGTTTGTGAGGGTGACTCGTATGAGAAGATTGGTCATTGCCGGCCTGGTGAAGCCGGGGCATTGTATTGGCGGTATATACTCGTGAATCTATCTTGGTTGATCGGGAGCTTTGGAACGCTGTTGCAGGACATGGCCATTTTCACTCAATTCTTTTTGTATAAGGACAACAAATACGCTTCATGA
- a CDS encoding co-chaperone SGT1 (BUSCO:EOG09264LH2;~COG:T;~EggNog:ENOG410PFEW;~InterPro:IPR011990,IPR008978,IPR007699,IPR007052;~PFAM:PF05002,PF04969;~antiSMASH:Cluster_6.3;~go_function: GO:0005515 - protein binding [Evidence IEA]), whose product MNAASQGDKALSTSDTLSAIQHFTQALVELPRAPAYYIKRSTAYSRVKAADGGPKSSASLRDAEIALTLARERGKRELILSAQMRRGVALYQLERFGDAGFVFEMIQEKTSGGSGGNDKEEEVRDAMGAGGAAKKNGYEQELPIWVAKVKGRLNKLGEGNEKGVVSVKEYPSDVRIPTEKELKAQLEALKAGKTETEESVSGVGQKSDDAAKTDKNGAASASSTSTPSAAPVPEKVRHEWYQSNDSVVVTLYVKGIAKDSVAIELKEDSVSLQFPLPSGTDYDFTLDPLFTTIDPANSKVSVMSTKIDITLRKRTPGQKWNALEASAADVKLADRQAAADSKPTTGKGPSYPTSSRHGAKDWDKLASSLDKKPKSKKEDKEAGKDESGNESDGAESVDSDFGGGDAVDGFFKKLYANADPDTRRAMVKSYVESQGTSLSTNWGEVGKGKVEAKPPSD is encoded by the exons ATGAACGCCGCATCCCAGGGCGACAAAGCTCTCTCCACCTCGGACACCCTCAGCGCCATCCAACATTTCACCCAAGCCCTCGTCGAGCTCCCCCGCGCCCCAGCCTACTACATCAAACGCTCAACAGCCTACTCCCGCGTCAAAGCCGCAGATGGCGGCCCCAAATCCTCCGCCTCCCTCCGCGATGCCGAAATCGCGTTGACACTTGCGCGGGAACGTGGAAAGCGCGAACTCATTCTATCTGCGCAGATGAGGCGCGGGGTCGCGTTGTATCAGCTCGAGAGATTTGGAGATGCGGGGTTTGTGTTTGAGATGATTCAGGAGAAGACTAGTGGCGGTAGCGGTGGTAATGAtaaggaagaggaggttaGGGATGCTATGGGTGCTGGGGGCGCTGCGAAGAAGAATGGGTATGAGCAGGAGTTGCCGATTTGGGTGGCTAAGGTTAAGGGACGGTTGAATAAATTGGGTGAGGGGAATGAGAAGGGGGTTGTTTCCGTGAAGGAGTATCCGAGTGATGTCCGGATTCCGACTGAGAAGGAACTCAAGGCGCAGTTGGAGGCGCTTAAGGCTGGGAAGACGGAGACTGAGGAGAGCGTTTCGGGGGTTGGACAGAAGAGTGATGATGCAGCTAAGACAGATAAGAACGGGGCAGCCAGTGCATCTTCTACTTCGACTCCTTCGGCTGCACCAGTGCCTGAGAAGGTTCGGCATGAGTGGTATCAGTCCAACGATTCGGTCGTTGTCACTCTCTACGTGAAGGGTATTGCGAAGGACAGTGTTGCTATCGAGCTCAAGGAGGATTCT GTGTCCCTCCAATTCCCTCTCCCCTCCGGCACAGACTACGACTTCACCCTCGACCCATTATTCACAACTATCGACCCCGCCAACTCCAAGGTCTCCGTGATGTCCACCAAGATCGATATCACCCTGCGCAAGAGAACCCCAGGccagaaatggaacgccCTTGAAGCCTCCGCGGCAGACGTTAAGCTCGCCGATCGCCAAGCCGCTGCGGACTCAAAGCCAACGACAGGCAAGGGACCATCGTACCCGACTTCATCTCGCCACGGCGCTAAGGACTGGGATAAGCTTGCGTCGTCGCTTGACAAGAAGCCCAAATCCAAGAAGGAGGATAAGGAGGCCGGAAAGGATGAGTCTGGGAATGAGTCTGATGGTGCTGAATCTGTTGATTCTGATTTCGGCGGTGGAGATGCGGTTGATGGGTTCTTTAAGAAGTTGTATGCGAACGCAGACCCGGATACCCGTCGTGCTATGGTGAAGAGTTATGTTGAGAGTCAGGGAACTTCGTTGAGCACGAACTGGGGTGAGGTTGGCAAGGGTAAGGTCGAAGCTAAGCCGCCTAGTGATTAG
- the ERG7 gene encoding terpene cyclase/mutase family protein (BUSCO:EOG09260SIZ;~COG:I;~EggNog:ENOG410PHHR;~InterPro:IPR018333,IPR008930,IPR032696,IPR002365, IPR032697;~PFAM:PF00432,PF13243,PF13249;~antiSMASH:Cluster_6.3;~go_component: GO:0005811 - lipid droplet [Evidence IEA];~go_function: GO:0000250 - lanosterol synthase activity [Evidence IEA];~go_function: GO:0016866 - intramolecular transferase activity [Evidence IEA];~go_function: GO:0042300 - beta-amyrin synthase activity [Evidence IEA];~go_process: GO:0016104 - triterpenoid biosynthetic process [Evidence IEA]), producing the protein MAADHIGPWRTDAQGHLTPDENGDLKTDYSRWRLLDDRGRQTWHYLENDEENEKWPQSVADKYFLGLPTGVPDLPTAKTPLQAAENGLQFFSNLQLDPGNWACEYGGPMFLLPGIIITYYVTNTPIPPEYATEIRRYLFARQNPDDGGWGLHIEGHSSVFGTSMNYVTLRLVGAHEDDPRMIKARGLLHKFGGALYGPHWAKFWLSVLGVMDWDCVNPVPPEIWLLPDWVPFAPWRWWIHIRQVFLPMGYLWSKKFSHPVTPLTKQLREELYTQPYDSIDFAAHRNSIHEADNYYPKTWLLNTLNQILVKIWNPYLRHPAIVKRAEEWSWELIRMEDENTDYSGLAPVSNPMNMVACYLHDGPDSYSVRRHRERLHDYMWVKNEGMLANGTNGVQVWDTAFITQCIVVAGFADDPKWRPMLTKALEFLEDHQMRENVPDQEKCYRQHRKGAWPFSTKTQGYTVSDCTAEGLRSTIQLQEMHGYPKLISVDRLKDSVDCLLLMQNPSGGFTEYETTRGSTKLEWLNAAEVFGGIMIGYDYPECTTASVTALSLFSKYYPDYRADEIRAAKQKAVRYIKRVQRADGSWYGSWGICFTYAAMFALESLASIGETYENSDFSRRGCEFLLSKQMEDGGWGESYLSSERHVYTHHENSQVVQTAWACLALMEADYPDKKPLRKAMKLLMSRQQSSGEWLQEAVEGVFNQSCMISYPNYKLYWPIRALGLYSRKFGNEELI; encoded by the exons ATGGCGGCCGATCATATCGGACCGTGGAGGACGGATGCTCAAGGCCATTTGACGCCCGACGAGAACGGAGACCTCAAAACAGACTACTCGAGATGGCGATTGCTTGATGATCGTGGCCGCCAGACATGGCATTATCTGGAAAACGATGAAGAAAATGAGAAATGGCCTCAGTCCGTGGCGGACAAGTACTTCCTTGGTCTTCCCACG GGAGTTCCGGATCTGCCAACCGCAAAGACTCCTTTGCAAGCAGCAGAGAATGGCTTGCAGTTCTTCTCTAATCTGCAGCTGGACCCCGGTAACTGGGCTTGCGAATACGGCGGTCCAATGTTTCTGTTGCCAGGTATTATCATTACTTACTATGTTACAAACACTCCAATTCCTCCGGAGTACGCGACGGAGATTAGGCGCTATCTCTTTGCTCGCCAGAACCCGGACGATGGAGGCTGGGGTCTGCACATTGAAGGCCACAGCTCGGTTTTCGGTACCAGCATGAACTATGTCACCCTCCGTCTGGTCGGTGCTCATGAGGATGATCCTCGCATGATCAAGGCACGTGGTCTACTGCACAAGTTTGGTGGTGCTCTTTATGGTCCTCACTGGGCCAAATTCTGGCTTAGTGTTCTTGGCGTTATGGACTGGGACTGTGTCAACCCAGTTCCCCCTGAGATTTG GCTACTTCCTGACTGGGTTCCATTTGCCCCTTGGCGTTGGTGGATCCATATCCGCCAGGTTTTCTTGCCAATGGGTTATCTATGGTCTAAGAAATTCTCTCACCCTGTCACTCCGCTGACCAAACAGCTCCGAGAAGAGCTGTACACCCAGCCTTATGACTCTATTGACTTCGCAGCTCACCGTAACTCGATTCATGAGGCTGATAACTACTACCCGAAAACTTGGTTGCTGAACACACTCAACCAGATTTTGGTTAAAATCTGGAATCCCTACCTCCGACACCCAGCAATTGTTAAGCGCGCTGAGGAATGGTCGTGGGAGTTGATTCGGATGGAAGATGAGAACACCGATTACTCAGGTCTGGCCCCCGTGAGCAACCCGATGAACATGGTCGCGTGCTACCTTCATGACGGGCCGGACAGTTATTCTGTCCGCCGCCACAGAGAGCGGCTGCATGATTACATGTGGGTGAAGAACGAGGGAATGCTGGCCAATGGAACCAATGGTGTCCAGGTCTGGGATACGGCTTTCATCACGCAGTGCATCGTTGTCGCCGGCTTCGCAGACGACCCCAAGTGGCGGCCCATGCTCACCAAAGCTCTGGAGTTTCTCGAAGATCACCAGATGCGGGAGAATGTACCGGACCAAGAAAAATGCTACCGGCAACACCGGAAAGGCGCATGGCCCTTTAGCACCAAGACTCAGGGCTACACAGTCAGCGATTGCACGGCCGAGGGCCTGCGGTCTACAATCCAACTACAAGAGATGCACGGTTACCCGAAGTTGATCTCTGTCGATCGACTCAAGGACAGTGTTGACTGCCTGTTGCTGATGCAGAACCCGTCTGGTGGCTTTACCGAATACGAAACCACGCGTGGCTCCACTAAGCTCGAGTGGCTTAATGCTGCTGAGGTTTTCGGAGGAATCATGATCGGATACGACTATCCCGAATGTACTACCGCCTCTGTTACCGCGCTTTCGCTGTTTAGCAAGTACTATCCCGACTATCGAGCCGATGAGATCAGAGCCGCGAAGCAGAAGGCAGTTCGGTATATCAAGCGCGTGCAAAGAGCAGATGGAAGCTGGTACGGGTCTTGGGGTATTTGCTTCACTTACGCCGCTATGTTTGCTCTGGAAAGTCTTGCCAGTATCGGCGAAACATACGAAAACAGCGACTTCTCTCGTCGCGGCTGTGAATTCCTTCTCTCCAAGCAGATGGAGGATGGAGGATGGGGCGAGTCCTACCTCAGCTCTGAGAGGCACGTTTACACCCACCACGAGAACTCTCAGGTTGTCCAAACGGCCTGGGCATGCCTTGCTCTTATGGAGGCGGACTACCCGGACAAAAAGCCGCTGCGTAAGGCCATGAAGCTGCTGATGTCGCGGCAGCAGTCGAGTGGAGAGTGGTTACAAGAAGCTGTTGAGGGCGTCTTTAACCAGTCGTG CATGATTTCCTACCCTAACTACAAGCTCTACTGGCCTATTCGGGCTTTGGGTCTCTACAGCCGGAAGTTTGGCAACGAGGAATTGATTTAA
- a CDS encoding putative meiosis-specific topoisomerase Spo11 (COG:L;~EggNog:ENOG410PNMG;~InterPro:IPR002815,IPR013049,IPR036078,IPR034136;~PFAM:PF04406;~antiSMASH:Cluster_6.3;~go_component: GO:0005694 - chromosome [Evidence IEA];~go_function: GO:0003677 - DNA binding [Evidence IEA];~go_function: GO:0003824 - catalytic activity [Evidence IEA];~go_function: GO:0005524 - ATP binding [Evidence IEA];~go_function: GO:0016889 - endodeoxyribonuclease activity, producing 3'-phosphomonoesters [Evidence IEA];~go_process: GO:0006259 - DNA metabolic process [Evidence IEA]) yields MEDKPENADSPASHDDQTPQSQVQDYIDNTLAAALAELDSPDGNPAITLTRRYKKGAFFINHDNGALETSETETQISYTWPGKDRHEAWRFTVVFRVLEAIAQAIGSGLVVSKRDIYYNDPACFGSQRVVDMVIDDIAHTIGVDRAALNVEAAAKGLVAGYYRLTTSSDKVIDARFMTNDVLIPRAEDIKEVDMSDVKWVLILEKEAVYRRLARSSYHTRAAAGKGILVTGKGYPDLSTRAFVRRLLDSSCRGSDTRFYALVDNDPDGMAIMSTYKFGSRAHARENSYLNAPELQRLGLCTSDVVSGADPLGDDAFIPLTPRDRRKAVAMLKNSPVWAVDGPEPEWRAELQQMLMLNLKAETEILYQREGGLEGWIDRKMAASL; encoded by the exons ATGGAAGATAAACCAGAAAACGCAGACTCACCAGCATCCCACGATGACCAGACCCCCCAGAGCCAAGTTCAAGACTACATCGACAACACCTTAGCAGCAGCGCTCGCAGAACTCGATTCTCCAGATGGCAACCCAGCCATAACCCTGACACGAAGATACAAGAAAGGCGCTTTCTTCATCAATCACGACAATGGAGCCCTCGAGACCAGCGAGACGGAGACACAAATCAGCTACACTTGGCCTGGCAAGGACAGACATGAAGCTTGGAGGTTTA CGGTGGTTTTTCGAGTTCTCGAGGCTATTGCACAGGCTATCGGGAGTGGGTTGGTGGTTTCCAAGAG AGATATCTATTACAACGACCCCGCCTGCTTTGGTTCACAGAGAGTAGTTGACATGGTGATTGATGATATTGCTCATACGATTGGCGTGGATCGAGCGGCGTTGAACGTG GAAGCTGCCGCGAAAGGACTGGTTGCAGGTTATTACCGGCTGACGACTTCATCGGATAAAGTTATAGATGCCCGGTTCATGACGAAT GACGTGCTTATACCGAGAGCTGAAGACATCAAAGAGGTCGACATGTCCGACGTTAAATGGGTCTTAATACTGGAAAAAGAG GCCGTCTACCGCAGACTCGCAAGGAGCAGTTATCACACGAGAGCCGCAGCAGGGAAAGGGATTCTCGTCACA GGCAAAGGATATCCAGATCTCAGCACGCGAGCTTTCGTCCGTCGACTGCTCGATAGCAGTTGCCGCGGCTCCGATACTCGCTTTTACGCCCTGGTAGACAACGACCCCGACGGCATGGCCATAATGTCAACCTACAAGTTCGGATCCAGAGCACACGCACGCGAGAACAGCTACCTCAATGCTCCCGAGTTGCAACGACTTGGCCTCTGTACATCTGACGTCGTATCCGGAGCAGATCCGCTGGGAGACGATGCTTTCATTCCCTTAACCCCACGAGACAGGAGGAAGGCTGTCGCCATGTTGAAGAATAGTCCAGTTTGGGCGGTTGACGGACCTGAGCCGGAATGGCGCGCAGAGCTGCAGCAGATGCTCATGTTGAACTTGAAAGCTGAGACGGAGATTCTTTACCAGCGGGAGGGTGGATTAGAGGGATGGATTGATCGGAAGATGGCTGCTTCTCTCTAG